DNA sequence from the Vicingaceae bacterium genome:
TGATTTTATTGAGGTTGTTTTTTTAATTTTTACCCTATGTTTTGCCAAATAGTAAATGAAGTTTATAGTTTCGAGGGATTCGCTTTCTTATACTCAATCATTTTAAGGATTTTCAATTATGTCATTAAAATTTGAAAGAAGTTCACACAACAATAAGAACATTTGAGAATGTGTTTTTATCCTTTCAAATAATAAACCATCCAGGCCATTAGACCGGCGCCAACCACCAATGCGTCTTCATTCACATCAAAATCAGGAGCATGCAGACGTTTGATGTTTTTTTGATTTTCCCAACCTGTGCCCAATCTGTAGAAACATCCCGAGATCTCTTGTGTATAATAAGCAAAATCTTCGGCGGTCATTCTCATATCCAACTCTGTAACCTGATCTTTGCCTAAAAATTCTTCTGCCGCCTTTTTACAATTCCGGGTTAATTGAGGATCATTTATCAAAACAGGGTAACCTTTTTTTATCTCAATTTCTGCCTTACAGCCATAGATTGAAGCGGCATGACCGGCTGTATCCTTGATTAAATCATGTATTTTGTTTCTTAAAGATTCGTCGAATGTCCGTAATGTCCCTTCCAGGTAAACATTGTCGGGAATAACATTTGTGGCACCTGCGGCCAATATTTTACCCACAGACAAAACGCATGGGATCTTGGGATCGACCATACGCGAAACTATTGTTTGTAATGACAATATCACATGAGCAGCAGCCACAACAGGGTCTTTCAATCTTTCGGGCATGGCTGCATGCCCCCCCACTCCTTTTATATTTATATAAATTTCATCGGTTGATGCCATGTAGGGCCCTGGTCTGAAACCCACCTTTCCGGCCGGCAATTCAGGATATACATGTTGTCCAATAATATGCTTCGCCGGATGTTTTTTAAACAATCCTTGTTGCATCATCAAAGATGCGCCCCCGGGTAATTTTTCTTCTCCCGGCTGAAAAATTATATTGACAGTGCCGGCAAAATCATTATGATCATGCAATACTGAAGCCGCTATCAACAGACAAGCTGTATGAACATCATGTCCGCAGGCATGCATTACGCCGGAATTTTGCGAAGCATATTGGCAATCATTCTCTTCTTGTATTGGCAATGCATCCATGTCGGCACGCAAAGCTATGGCATCTCCGGAGCGTTTGCCATGGATTGTGGCAACGATTCCTGTACCTGCCCAACCTGTTTCAAAATCAATTCCCCATTTTTTCAACAATGTGGAAATATATTCTGAAGTTTTATATTCTTCAAAAGACAATTCGGGATATTGGTGCAAATGCCTTCTGATGGCTGTCAATTCTCCCTTTCTCTCTTCTATAAGTTTTTTTAGTGTCTCTACTGCAATCATTTGGAGAAAAAAATGAGTTTAATGGCAACAAACATCATGACAGCCCCGAAAATCTTTTTCAACAAAGATTCACTGATTACATAAATAGATAATCTGGAACCAAAATATGCGCCTAAAACAAAAAATATGGCAATTATTATGGCATAATGTATGTTTAATGCCCCCGCTTTGTAATAATTATAAGCTGCCAGCGCTCCTACGGGTGGCAACATAATGGCAATGCTCGTACCTTGAGCTTCGAGTTGAGACATTCCAAGAAAAAAAACCAATGCAGGCACCATTATGATACCGCCTCCCACTCCTATCATCCCACTTAAGATTCCGGCTGCCAGCCCAATCAAAATCAAAATTAAATATGTTTCCATACTTAGTTTTTTCATAAATTATTAAATATCTAAACAAAGCGATAAATAAAAAATCGGTTTTTGCACCTTGCCATCCACAACCCCCCAAGCCCAGTCGGTACGCACAAAATATCCCAAAATTCTGCTTCTTAGGCCAAAGCCATAACCGCCCACTATCGGATATGAACTATCGTAAAGTACTATCGTCAAAGGACCATCCTGAATTATTTTCCGGTTGATTGAGTTTTCGCTGCTAAATGGGTCTAATCCATTCCATGCCGTGCCCAGATCACCAAAGCCAACGATCTGGAAATTTGATATGAAAGATGATTTTATCGGACGGCGTATGAAATACTTGAATACCGGCCAACGCAACTCTGTATTAATTACGGCAAATGAGTTTCCGTTGCGTATGTTTTGATTAAATCCGCGCATGGGTGATGCCAATGTTTGAAAACGGTAATTTTGGGTATAATCAATGGCTTGATCATAGTTAAATCTTGGTGTTTTACCAAGGATGATCCAATCATCCACACTACCTAAATAATAGATCAACTTTTGCTTTCCAAAAGAAGTACCTCCGGCCAGACGTGTGACAAATGTTATTTCGCGATGAATTTTCTGGTAATGCCTCAAATCCAGTCCGGCTACAAATACATTATACCTTTGTTTGTCAAACGCAGGAACATTGCTAAACAAATAATAAAACTTATCGTCGTTCTTTTGTATTTGTTGGTAATATTCCCCCCATATTTTAAAGCGAGTGCCATTAAAAATATTCAGCATGACAAATTTTGTGTTGTCAAATACATAGGCCATTCTCAAAACGCCCCAGTAATCATGAAAATCGGGAACCTGAAGCGAAAATGATTCATTGGCTTTAGTCACAATCTGATCATGCCGTAGTTTTATTGTTGTTCTAATCGATGCAACGGCACTGAACGGATACCGCCAGCTGTAATTTAATTCATCAGTAATAAATTGATATGTAGAAAATTCATTACCGTTGCGATTTGTCCGCCGGGTAAACAACCATTCTTTATCTGCACGGTATTTTAAATTTTGATATCCCATAAAGTATTCCATAGAAGCCCCGCCAAAACGCACTCCCCCATACACTTTATAATCCTCAAATATGTCGCTGATTCCCATTTTCATAACGGCTCCTAATCCTGGTGCAATAAAGGGACCTCCGTTAAAAATTTGATATTGCCCATTGACAAAATTGCTATTCAACTGTGTGATGGATTCGTCCGTGAAAAATGAAAGAAAATATACTCTGGGCTTCTGAATAACAAGTCCTGTATCATTTATAAAATTTGCACTCTTTTTATTTATTTTAAATTGATTGCTTTCTTCTTTTTTGTTTTTTTCACTTTCTCCACCAATCATTATGACCTTTTTGTTTATTGTTAT
Encoded proteins:
- a CDS encoding amidohydrolase, whose amino-acid sequence is MIAVETLKKLIEERKGELTAIRRHLHQYPELSFEEYKTSEYISTLLKKWGIDFETGWAGTGIVATIHGKRSGDAIALRADMDALPIQEENDCQYASQNSGVMHACGHDVHTACLLIAASVLHDHNDFAGTVNIIFQPGEEKLPGGASLMMQQGLFKKHPAKHIIGQHVYPELPAGKVGFRPGPYMASTDEIYINIKGVGGHAAMPERLKDPVVAAAHVILSLQTIVSRMVDPKIPCVLSVGKILAAGATNVIPDNVYLEGTLRTFDESLRNKIHDLIKDTAGHAASIYGCKAEIEIKKGYPVLINDPQLTRNCKKAAEEFLGKDQVTELDMRMTAEDFAYYTQEISGCFYRLGTGWENQKNIKRLHAPDFDVNEDALVVGAGLMAWMVYYLKG
- a CDS encoding UPF0721 transmembrane protein — its product is METYLILILIGLAAGILSGMIGVGGGIIMVPALVFFLGMSQLEAQGTSIAIMLPPVGALAAYNYYKAGALNIHYAIIIAIFFVLGAYFGSRLSIYVISESLLKKIFGAVMMFVAIKLIFFSK